GCTATGACCTTCTTCGTATAAAAAACACAGACACAAAAAAACTTACACGACGACGATGGTGGGAGAGGCACCGGCAGCGTAGAGACGGCGACGGGTCAGGGCAGGCAGGCCGGCGCGGGCGCACCGGCGACATTTGGACGGTGGGGCGACGGGTGGCGTACGTCGGCAGTACGTGTAgatcgcggcggcggcgagacggGCTGGCGGAAACATAGACGGGATAGAAGGTATGTTTGCATGCACGTCAGCTAAGGACGTCGCCCGAGCGCTGATTGCGGCGGCGTTGTTAGTGGGACGGCCCCATGCACGCATGCGCGTCGGTTAGCGAGACGCCCGgcgtttttattttctttttagatAGACGGCCTCATTATTTTAACTTAATCGAACGGGCTCATTTTTTTAACTTAATCGAACGGGTTAATTTTTTTAACTTAATCGAATGGGCATTTTTTTCACGTGCTACAATGACCGTGGCAAGCACGCACGCCAATTTTTTCGAGTTTCGACACTGTATGGATTTTCTACGATTTTCTGGGCCGAAAACCCCTAAaatactgcccggacgtgacgcaacgtgcgttcgttgtcggatttcgttcatttttggcgtggcgtgcccgggtggggccccacacgcgctggcaaaagttgggtgcattccgTGAAACCGCCCAGGTACTTGGTGTGAAAGGcggtggtttcggtatgggcggaGGGGGCCCTCGGTCGTACGCCTCTCCTTCGCATCCGCCAAACGGACTCATTTTTTTCCACGTGCTACAATGACCGTGGCAAGCACGCACGCCAAATTTTTTTGAGTTTCGACACTGTATGGATTTTCTACGATTTTCTGGGCCGAAAACCCCTAAAATACTGCCCGGGcatgacgcaacgtgcgttcgttgttggatttcgttcatttttggcgtggggtgcccgggttgggccccacacgcgctggcaaaagttgggtgcattccgtgaaaccgctcaggtacttggtgtggaaggcggtggtttcggtatgggcggaGGGGGCCCTCGGTCGTACGCCTCTCCTTCACATCCGCCAAACGGGCTCATTTTTTTCACGTGCTACAATGGCCGTGGCAAGCACGCACCCCAATTTTTTTCGAGTTTCGACACTGTATGGATTTTCTACGATTTTCTGGACCGAAAACCCCTAAAATACTGCCCGGACGTAACGCAACGTGcgttcgttgtcggatttcgttcatttttggcgtggggtgcccgggtggggccccacacgcgctggcaaaagttgggtgcattccgtgaaaccgctcaggtacttggtgtggaaggcggtggtttcggtatgggcggaGGGGGCCCTCGGTCGTACGCCTCTAATTCGCCTCCGCCAAACGCGCTCATTTTTTTCACGTGCTACAATGACCATGGCAAGCACGCATGCCAAATTTTTTTGAGTTTCGACGCTGTATGGATTTTCTACGATTTTCTGGGCCGAAAACCCCTAAaatactgcccggacgtgacgcaacgtgcgttcgttgtcggatttcgttcatttttTGCGTGGGGTGCCCAGGTGGGGCCCCACACGCGCTagcaaaagttgggtgcattccgtgaaaccgctcaggtacttggtgtggaaggcggtggtttcggtatgggcggaGGGGACCCTCGGTCGTACGCCTCTCCTTCGCATCCGCCAAACGAGCTCATTTTTTTCACGTGCTACAATGACCGTGGCAAGCACGCACGCCAATTTTTTTTGAGTTTCGACACTGTATGGATTTTCTACCATTTTCTGGGCCGAAAACCCCTAAaatactgcccggacgtgacgcaacgtgcgttcgttgtcggatttcgttcatttttGGCGTGGGGTGCCTGGGTGGGGCCCCACACGCGCTGGCAAAATTTGGGTGCATTCCGTGAAACCGCTCAAgtacttggtgtggaaggcggtggtttcggtatgggcgAAGGGGGCCCTCGGTAATACGCCTCTCCTTCGCATCCGCCAAACAGGCTCATTTTTTCCACATGCTACAATGACCGTGGCAAGCACGCACGCCAAATGCATGTGGAAGGCAGTGGTTTTCGTAAGGGGGGAACGGATCCCCCTTGCATATCTCCTCTTCGCATCCGCCAAACGATCTCACATTTTCTTCACGGGCTACATTGACCATGGCAGGCATGTATGCCAAAAAAAACCTACAATAATCCCAGGACGTGACGCAAactttttgttggaaatatgccctagaggcaataataaatggttattattatatttctttgttcatggtaattgtctattattcatgctataattgtattgtccggaaatcgtaatacatgtgtgaatacatagaccacaacgtgtccctagtaagcctctagttgactagctcgttgatcaacagatagtcatggtttcctgactatggacattggatgtcattgataacgggatcacatcattaggagaatgatgtgatggacaagacccaatcctaagcatagcataaaagatcgtgtagtttcgtttgctagagcttttccaatctcaagtatcttttccttagaccatgagatcgtgcaactcccggataccgtaagaatgctttgggtgtgccaaacatcacaacgtaactgggtgactataaaggtgcactacaggtatctccgaaagtatctgttgggttggcacggatcgagactgggatttgtcactccgtatgatggagaggtatctctgggcccactcggtaatgcatcatcataatgagctcaatgtgactaaggcgttagtcacgggatcatgcattgcggtacgagtaaagagacttgccggtaacgatattgaacaaggtattgggataccgacgatcgaatctcgggcaagtaacataccgattgacaaagggaattgcatacgggattgattgaatcctcgacaccgtggttcatccgatgagatcatcatggaacatgtgggagccaacatgggtatccagatcccgctgttggttattgaccggagaggcgtctcggtcatgtctgcatgtctcccgaacccgtagggtctacacacttaaggttcgatgacgctagggttgtagagatatgtgtatgcggaaacccgaaacttgttcggagtcccggatgagatcccggacgtcacgaggagttccggaatggtccagaggtaaagaattatatataggaagtcaagtttcggccaccaggaaattttcgggggttaccggtattgtaccgggaccaccggaagggtcccgggggtccaccgggtggggccacctatcccggagggccccgtgggctgaagtgggaagggaaccagcccctagtgggctgggcgccccccccatgggcctcccccctgcgcctagggttgggaaccctagggtggggggcttcccacttgccttggggggcaaggcacccccctggccgccgcccccccccccccaccctagatgggttctggccggcgccccccctcccaggggcctatataaaggggggagggagggcagcaacaacacagccttgggcgcctccctcctcccctgcaacacctctccctctcgcagaagctcggcgaagccctgccgagacccgctacatccaccaccacgccgtcgtgctgctggatctccatcaacctctccttccccttgctggatcaagaaggaggagacgtcgctgcaccgtacgtgtgttgaacgcggaggtgccgtccgttcggcactcggtcatcggtgatttggatcacggcgagtacgactccgtcatccacgttcattggaacgcttccactcgcgatctacaagggtatgtagatgcactcctttcccttcgttgctagtatactccatagatgcatcttggtgagcgtaggaaaattttaaaattatgctacgattcccaacactttTTTCACACGTCGATTTTCGTGTCTTTCAATTTTTCTATTTTCTATCATTTTTTCCATTCACTTCGAATTGTCAGAGTCTATAAGATAGTACGGCTTATTTCTTTAATCAATGAATTGTTTTATAAATCTTGATTTAAAATGATGACATCCGTTTTCTCTCATTCGAAATGATCAACTCTTTTCTATAAATGTCCAACTTTTTAAAATATTCTAAAACTAGACAAACGCATTTGCGGCTGTATTTTTGGCGATTCTACATGCTATCGATATGGTGACGAATCGATCAACATAGATGAAAGGTGTGTGTTGCTGTAGTATTTTAATGGCGACAGGAGGAGCCTTCCAGAAAATCGGATATGTTTTCATTTCTTTTTGCTAACTTCTATTTTATAAAATGATTCAAAATTTAAAAACATTTTCAGAATATTTCATAGTAATTTGCATCTAAAATTCATTCAAACATAAGGATAGTTCATTAAACCTTACGACAAAGGGTTCATTTTACATTCGAACATAACGAAACTTAATTAAACATAAAAGGACCTAATCTAAATTAATTAAACATAAGAGGACCTAATCTACTCGTCGTCGTCGGACGCGGCGAGGTCCACGATCTCGCCCGCACCGCCGGCACCGTCGTCATCGTTGCTGCTCTTCCCGGCGTCATCCCAGTCGACGGCGTCGTCCTCCACCGGAGCTGCCTGCGCCGGTGCCTGCACCGCACCCGTAGCCGCCGCCGCATCCAGTGCCGCCTGCAGCTCGGCGGCCTCTGCAGCCGCCGCGGCGTCCAGTGCCGCCTGCAGCTCGGCGGCCTCGCTGGCCTCTGCCGCGGCCGCCGCTTCTGCCTGCGACGCCCGTAGGGCGATGAGGTAGCCGGGGCAGTCGTCCGGGTCGCCGTCTTCGTGCAGCGCGAACTGCTCCGACGGGATCTCGACGGCGGGAGGGGCGGTGGGCCCCGCCAGCGTGGGCACCGGACGGCGGGAGGAGCTTGGGGACGGCGTGGCCGCCGGAgggggacggcggggccggcgcAGGGCAGACGACGGGCCGCCCGTCTCCGAATCCCGACGAGTCTGGGCGACGACCTTCCAGAAGTCCTTGCCCGTCCAAAACCTTGTACGGCCGGCAATATTCCAGCGGCCACCCTCGTGCCGGCGGAGCTCTTCCGGCGTCGCGCCGGGCCCCCTCGTCGGGTACCCGTCAGCGGTGATGTGGAAGATGTGCGGCAGACGGCAGCCCGGCGGCACCATCAGCCCGAGCCGGATGAGCTCGTCCGTGTCCGGCGTGCCCAGGCTCGTCGGCCACGCGCCGCCACAGCCGTCCGTGCCACCGCTGCCGCCGGACGCCATGGATGCCGCCGAGAAGGACGTAGGGGAGGCAGACAGCGCGTCTGGTGGATGGCGTCGGTGGGTGAGGtgagtgggggtgggggaggcaGACGGGAAGGTGGGGGCGATTTAACatcggggcggggcggcggtaGGTGACCGACGCACCGGCTTAACGCCGGCCTTAATGGCGCATCGGGGCGACGGCCGCCTCGGGAACCGTCCCTTGACCGACGCCACGCAACCGTCCTAGCGACGTGTTTTTTTTCCTTCGACCACGACAGCTGGTCGTCGTACGTAGACGGCCCGACACACCATGTAGACGGGCGGGCGCGTGTACGTGCACTCGCTGTACACGACACGACGCGGGTATAGCCCCGTCGCGCGGGCGGCGGCTTTTTTGTGATGAGACGATCATACCCTTTTTAATGAAGGGGTATGGAGCGATCTCAGCCGTTATTGTATTTAGGGAGGTTGTACCGAAGAAGAAGTGTAGATACATTCATTTTAGCGACAGTTAATGTTAAACATCTGATCTAATGAGACTAGATCTATGCATATGATCTCAGACAGATAGATGCCAGAGACCAGGCCATGCAGCAGCAAACATACAAAAGAAACCATGCCTCCATCGGTCGACCTTAAGTTGTTGAGTACGCGTGCTAGCACACGGGCGCCGCTCCTGTCCCCATCTCCGTTTCCATGGCGTGTCATCTTCTCCTGACTACCATCCTCGGCCTCGAGCGATTCGATTCTCGCTCTCTGGCTGCTGCTGGATCCCAGGTCCCAACTCGCACGTTAACATTGTCATCGATCCATGGACGATCGGCTTCCTCGTCGGCACCCACATCTGAGGCCTCAAACAAGCTGACTAGGCAGCAACGCAGCAGAGAAGAACAAACATGTCGTGAGTGCATGAAAAGGACGTCGTCGGAAGCTAGCCACGTAAGTAGAGAAGAAAGAATGCTGGCCAAAAATGCCAACCGTACGTTAGATGAATATAATCAATCAACCAAATGTTAATATGAGACGTCATATTCGGTTCGATTCGATCTCTACACATGAAGAAACGGTGCCTTTATTACTCGGTGATCAAGTGTATTCATTCATCATCGTTGGTGCTATTTCTAATTCTATAGATGGTGCTCCTGCCGGTTAATTTCTCCTCGAGAAATAAATCAAGGCCGACCGGACATAAGCTTCAAATGAGGAATTGACCATGGACGAAATGATAGAGGGGCACGTGCTGTACGCGCCCACGCAACCTGCAGCAGCTCTGTATGAGGGCATTCTCGTCAGCTCAGCGCCGTTTCAGTCGGCAGTGCCAGTGCAGTGTACGCAGCTGGTCCTCCCCACACCTACGCCAGACGATTTTACGTGTTGGTGGTCAAAATTCAATGTATTCTCCGTTGCGAAAAGGACAAATCCAATGTATTCTATCTTGACTAAAATAAATATTTACGACTTAGGTATATCTTTGCAATCGTGTTTAAGATTTCGGATGGCAAAAGTGTCGATGTGTATTACTGTACACATTTTTTTACCCATGAAGTACTGTGCACATTCAATTCTACTCATATTGTGACTTTTAATTATTCAAAATAAATTTGTGTTAAGAAACTAGGAATCATGCATATGATTAACTTGGTGGTTCGTGGGTGCCACCAACGGAATGAATCAAGGTGCCTAAATATGCGACATCGAGAATTTTGTTGTCACACTCGTGAGACTATTATTTACCCCACGGCCAGGTATTGTGATCGATGATAGGGCTGGAATCCTAATGATAGTGTACTACTCTTTACTGGATCCTTGTATTACTCGATTGCAGTGGCGATTCTACCTCTAAATTGTGGGGTCAATGATCACATGACAATTTTGATCATACACAAATAATTCTATATGTCATTTATAATTGTCCAAAATTAATTATGATTCTTATACATTTATTTAAGTGTGAACACACCGGTTTTTAGCGTTGGCATGACAACTAATCGATTGCTATGACTCAACCATGAACTAAAAAGTCCAGTTAATTACCTACTAAAACTTGCAATGCCATAATTAATACTACATCACATATGAGAATATATACGAGGTCTTTCCAGATGCCTTAGGATAATGTCTCCCATTACCAAAGCGTTTTTGCAGAACATATATACCAGCTAGGCACACAATTGAAGCACCGAATGATTGATACTATCCTAGTTCTCGAAGTCCAACCAACGACTAAGCTAGAAGAACTCAATTTGTAACGGAGCTAGACATATAAAACTATACCTTGTATTATACACATAAGAATGCGGGGGAACTAGGAACTATGCAGGGCTGACTCATATTTTGGATATTTATATGGATTACAATTTTGACCACTATTTTGGATATTGTGGTATATGTTTAAATAACACTAGAAAGTATTAATCTCCCCGTTTCCACTCTAAATGTTTAAAATAATAACCCCTCCTTCTCAAGACATAAATCATAAACCTTGTCAAATTCTCTAAAGTTTGATCAGGCTTATATAGagaaaaatatcaacatctacggcaaataaataaatatatatatatatatatatatatatatatatatatatatatatatatatatatatatatatatagtgttactattcatcacccagggtgcagaataagttattcttcacccgaggtaatttACGATCGTTTCATAAATAAATTACGTTTGAAATAAAAATAGTTACATTCATcttgattcactacgtaaaatttggcaTTAGAAAACAAAAATATTGGTCATAAGATCAGAAAAAATGTATTTTATGTATATTTTACATTATGTTTGTACGTTTGTAATTTTACGTAATATAAAATATTGTTTACGACGACTATATATTTTCTTACGATCTATTTTTACGTATAAAATAAGAAAACATTTACAGAACGTAAAATTATGGTGCATTGCTATTAAAATAAGGGGGGtgaaaaataattattcctcacCCAGGGATGTTGATAATTTTACTTGTAAACTTGGCCAAAATTTTAAAATTACTTACACAAGAAATTGTGACCACTATTTTGGATATTGCAGTATATGTGTGAATAATGCAAGGAACTACTGATAATGTTTTAAAGACACTTTTAGTCACTCAACACATATGATTACCAAATTTTGAATCCAAATATTAACAATACGCAACCTCCTTCTCAAATCATAGTCCTAAAAAAATTGTCCTGTGTCAAATTCTCTAAAGATTGATCAAGCTTATATGGAGAAAGTATCAACATCTACGACAATATCAAATCTGTATTTGTATATCTATCATTTGGTactgtagatgttgatattttttcctTGTAAATTTGGCCAAATTAAATAAGCAACTTATGAGGTATTTTTGGAAAGTAAGGACTATAGCCGTCAAAGGTTAAGAAAGTTTGAGTGGAGATATTATTTGCCAACCAGAGGAGGTAGAGGAGTATTAAACAATGTCTTTTCATTGCACTGGCTACCGTTTTGCTTGATAATTATCAGACATAGGATGCCCTTTGGGTGTCTTTTTTTTCgaaaacactaacgcccacacgtgtgggcgttagccaaCTCGCCCACACGCCTCCATCGTCATCTAGCGCTTTTTGCATGAATCTTGGCATGAAAAGACTGAAtttgtgtgccacgtaggacaactCGTGTGTGTGGCGTGTGAGGGAGTTCGCCCACACGCCGTTTTCTCTCCGCGGTCAACGATTCGCCGGTCGGGGCGTGTGATGAAACTGATGTCACGCCCGCACGCCACACACCACTTCTGTTCCCCATCTCCCACGACTGCCCATTCTCCCACTCTCCCACACCCAAGCTGTCATTTGCCATGTCTTTTGaggggtacatggcaactgccctattTGTGATTGTAaacagatggcaactctctttcACCCGAACATGTTATTGTTGCCATGTCTGTTTGTAgcgctacatggcaactgtctagtgttagtaggtggcaactcctaaagataCCACCATCGCCCACATGCCCGTCTTCTCTCCCACACACCAAAAGCTATCAGTTGCCATCTGTTTTTGCAGGATACATGGCAACTGCCTCTAGCGTGCTTGTAAGCAGACGGCAACTCTCTCTTTACCCGAAACATGTTTTTTGCCATGTTTTTttagtgctacatggcaactatccagtgttagtaggtggcaattCGTAAAGTTTTTCAAATCATGGTAACTGTAgtagaccagaccatacatggcaacagctGCAGTTGCCCAAAAATGGCCTCCAGCACTTTGACCtaagatggcaactgcagttgagcaaccatggcaactgtagttgtccgacattgcaactgtagttgtccgacatggcaactgtagttcagcAACATGGCAACTGAAGAGGGTCCGGACCATGGTAATCGCGACGGGACGCGTGGTTACTGACACGCGGGGCGTGTGACACACGGGGCGTGTGGCTCGCAGGCGGGGAGGGACGACGACCGAGACGAGTCGTGCGGGCCGCGTGCTCGCTCGCCCGTATGTGCTCGTGCGGGGCGATCGCGCTGCACCGGACGTGCGGTCTGTGGCTGCGCGCGCCCGGACGCGGTCGTGCGGGCGGGGTCGTCTTCATGCCACACAGGGCGTGCGGCACAACCACCTGATacaccacacgtgtggcagttatcgacGTCTTTAAAAAAAAAAGAGCTTTCCGTGGTTAGTAAATGGTGCCTGCTAGGGCATAAGTGGCCTTCCACTCTTTGGATTCTTTTGATTTGAAGATAGCTTACCACATCTGCCTAGTGGTTCCTCTCTTCTCTATATATAGATGCATCTTTGGCAGCAGGTTATGGACAGAACACTTAACCGATTCTTGATTCTTTCCATCCATCGATCTCTTCTTTTCTTCCCGAATCAATCAGCTGAGCTAGAGGTCGATCGATATCGACATGGCCGGCGCTGCACAGGGCAAGCAGAGTAGAGAGGCCCATGGTAACAACGATATCAGCGTCACCAAGGACTACCTCGACCCTCCGGCCGTGCGGCTGTTCGACGCCGGCGAGCTGGGCCAGTGGTCCCTGTACCGCGCCATCATCGCCGAGTTCACCGCCAGTCTGCTCTTCGTCTACGTCTCCATCGCCACCGTGATCGGCCACAAGCGCCAGACGGACGCGGAAGCGTGCAGCGGCGCCGGCGTGCTGGGCATCGCGTGGGCCTTCGGCGGCATGATCGCCGTCCTCGTCTACTGCACCGCCGGCATCTCCGGCGGCCACGTCAACCCCGCCGTGACGTTCGGGCTGCTGCTGGCGAGGAAGCTGTCGCTCCCCCGCGCCCTCCTCTACACGTCGGCGCAGTGCCTCGGCGCCATCTGCGGCGCGGCGATGGTCAGGGCCGTGCACGGCGCGCGGTACTACGAGCTCTACGGCGGCGGCGCCAACGAGGTCTCGCCGGGGTACTCCAAGGCGGGGGGGCTGCTGGCCGAGGCGGCCGGCACCTTCGTCCTCGTGTACACCGTGTTCTCGGCGACCGACCCGAAGCGCATGGCGCGGGACACCCACGTGCCGGTGCTGGCGCCGCTGCTCATCGGGTTCGCGGTGGTGGTGGCGCACCTGGCCACCATCCCCGTCACCGGCACCGGGATCAACCCGGCGAGGAGCCTGGGTGCCGCCGTGGTGTACAACAACAGCAAGGCGTGGAGCGAGCAGTGGATCTTCTGGGTCGGCCCGTTCTCTGGCGCCGCCGTGGCCATGGCGTACCACCAGTACATCCTCAGGGGCGGTGCCGCCGCCAAGCCACACTTCAACTTCGACAATGGATTCCGACGCCTCGGCTGTTGATTGGAGCCACACCAAGAGATGATGGTAATCAATCTGAGAGAGCTCTGAGGATGTAAGAAACGACACCAGTACTGCTTTTCTGACTGGTTGATTAATGTTTTTTGATACGCTGtaaattaaataaataaatactATGAACAAGCAGTAACTACGCTTCGCTCTATGAACAAGGAAAGCCAAATTAATGTAGGTATTCATGCAAATTCAGATGGTACTCCATGGCTGCAAGAAAAGCTCGAGGCTCGTGAGCCGCTCGAGATCGACTCGTTTTTTGGCTCGACTCGAGATCGACTCAAAAAGAAATGAGCTGAGTATGAATACTTTCTGTTGCTCAGTTGAGAAACGAGCTGATCTTGAGTCAATACTGACTCGCTCGATTTTAGCTCGATGGCTCAGCATAATATAATTATGTTAAATGATCGTGTCATGTATTAAATGGAAATAGGATAATTTATTAATATATGTCGCCCAGGATTTTTCTCCATTTTATTTACAAGCAAACATGGAAGCTTAATTAATTGTAGGGAAAATTTAGGCCATATTATGGTACGTGGTCGGCCATGTGTTAAATAGTGTGTTGTTTTTGGCATCTCCGGCATGCACTACGCTGTATATATTTATCCCAATCATAAATCGTTCTCTTATGTCGATACTAGACTTTCAGTTGTGAGAGAATAAGTCATTCTAAGAAATTTATATTATCATCATTTTAATTGGGATAAATATTTTAATGTTTTCTATGTCAAGTTGTGCCTTATCTAGTGGGAATAATAGTCATAGAGTTTAAAAATTTATCATCTCATTTAGCTCGAAACTACCTCGAGATCGACTCAATATCGTTACAAGCTGAGCACGAGTCATGTTCTACAGCTCGATCTTGAGCTTCACTTAATTTGAGCTTGCTCGAATTTTAATATGAGTTGAGCTGAGCAAAGTCGAACTCGACTCGTTTGCAGCCAACTCCATGTCACGAGGATCATAACTCCATGAAAAAAGGCATGGACAAGCAGTGCTTCTGATTTGCCAAATTTCCTAAATATTATCGGTGATGCTATTCAGCGAACCTTTGCTGGGGGACCATGACAAATGAAGGTTTTTTGCGGGAATTTATGTGTCAAGAATATGGCAATTCCTTCGAGCggcaattttcacagcaaatccTTTGTTTGCCAGAATTTGCTATGTGTTTCTGAAGAAATTGTTATGTGTGCTCTGAAGAACTTGCCTTAGAAACGTTCGCTATTGTCATGCTTCCCAGCGAATGTTCGCTGCTTAAGAGGGTCTAATATTATTTGTAGGCTGAAAATCAGGACAGTGATATGACCAGCAAATGCGAGCAAACTGACAAGTGAAGAAAAGATTATCGCTGTTCTCGAGGACCCTCTCTGCACACACACGGCACATGCATGTGATGGCAGTTAGAAAGAACACCTGATGCTTTCTCCGGGCACAGGATTATCAAAGCCAGGTTGGGATTGTAGTGTCATGTAATTCCGCACAATAAGTTTGTATGCTTCGGGTGTACAAAAGCTAGAGAGAGGCAATGAAAAGATCCCCAAACTCAGCTCCCTGAAAGAACTCAAAGGGGACCGTGATTTGCTTAAGTGAGAATATAGAGCTGGGGCTCCTCTTATCTTTTCCTCAAAGGAT
The sequence above is a segment of the Aegilops tauschii subsp. strangulata cultivar AL8/78 chromosome 6, Aet v6.0, whole genome shotgun sequence genome. Coding sequences within it:
- the LOC109744539 gene encoding aquaporin PIP2-5 — translated: MAGAAQGKQSREAHGNNDISVTKDYLDPPAVRLFDAGELGQWSLYRAIIAEFTASLLFVYVSIATVIGHKRQTDAEACSGAGVLGIAWAFGGMIAVLVYCTAGISGGHVNPAVTFGLLLARKLSLPRALLYTSAQCLGAICGAAMVRAVHGARYYELYGGGANEVSPGYSKAGGLLAEAAGTFVLVYTVFSATDPKRMARDTHVPVLAPLLIGFAVVVAHLATIPVTGTGINPARSLGAAVVYNNSKAWSEQWIFWVGPFSGAAVAMAYHQYILRGGAAAKPHFNFDNGFRRLGC